The proteins below come from a single Gordonia pseudamarae genomic window:
- a CDS encoding DNA-directed RNA polymerase subunit alpha, with protein sequence MLISQRPALTEEIVAENRSKFVIEPLEPGFGYTLGNSLRRTLLSSIPGAAITSIRIDGVLHEFTTVPGVKEDVTDIILNLKGLVVSSEEDEPVTMYVRKQGPGTVTGADIVPPAGVTVHNPDLHIATLNDKGKLEIELVVERGRGYVPAVQNKASGAEIGRIPVDSIYSPVLKVTYKVEATRVEQRTDFDRLVLDVETKNSISARDALASAGKTLVELFGLARELNVEAEGIEIGPSPAEADHIQSFSLPIEELELTVRSYNCLKREGVHTVGELVARTESDLLDIRNFGQKSIDEVKVKLHALGLSLKDSPASFDPSQVAGYDPATGTWSDDATFSDEGGEDFAETEQL encoded by the coding sequence ATGCTCATCTCACAGCGACCTGCCCTCACCGAAGAGATCGTCGCCGAGAATCGGTCGAAGTTCGTCATCGAACCGCTCGAACCCGGTTTCGGCTACACCCTCGGTAACTCGCTGCGCCGTACCCTGCTCTCGTCGATCCCGGGCGCTGCCATCACCAGCATCCGCATCGACGGTGTCCTGCACGAGTTCACCACCGTCCCCGGCGTGAAGGAGGATGTCACCGACATCATCCTGAACCTCAAGGGCCTCGTGGTGAGCTCCGAGGAAGACGAGCCGGTCACCATGTACGTGCGCAAGCAGGGGCCGGGCACCGTGACCGGCGCCGACATCGTGCCCCCGGCCGGTGTCACCGTGCACAACCCCGATCTGCACATCGCCACCCTCAATGACAAGGGCAAGCTCGAAATCGAGCTCGTCGTCGAGCGTGGCCGCGGTTATGTTCCCGCGGTGCAGAACAAGGCGTCGGGTGCCGAGATCGGCCGGATTCCGGTCGACTCGATCTACTCGCCGGTCCTGAAGGTCACCTACAAGGTCGAGGCCACCCGCGTCGAGCAGCGCACCGACTTCGATCGGCTCGTGCTCGACGTCGAGACCAAGAACTCGATCAGCGCACGCGATGCGCTGGCGTCGGCGGGCAAGACCCTCGTCGAGCTGTTCGGGCTCGCCCGGGAGCTCAACGTGGAGGCCGAGGGCATCGAGATCGGGCCGTCGCCGGCCGAAGCGGATCACATCCAGTCGTTCAGCCTGCCGATCGAGGAGCTCGAGCTCACCGTCCGGTCGTACAACTGCCTCAAGCGCGAAGGTGTGCACACCGTCGGCGAGCTGGTTGCCCGCACCGAGTCGGACCTGCTCGACATCCGCAACTTCGGCCAGAAGTCGATCGATGAGGTGAAGGTCAAGCTGCACGCGCTGGGTCTGTCGCTCAAGGACAGCCCGGCCAGCTTCGACCCGTCGCAGGTCGCCGGTTACGACCCGGCCACCGGCACGTGGTCGGACGATGCCACGTTCAGCGATGAAGGCGGCGAGGATTTCGCAGAGACCGAACAACTCTGA
- the truA gene encoding tRNA pseudouridine(38-40) synthase TruA — protein MNQLSGLVRLRLDVGYDGTDFAGWARQTDQRTVCAVLEDTLAMVLRVPVRLTVAGRTDAGVHATGQVCHADIPESALDTRSIAGDPSMLVGRLGKMLPDDVRVKEIHRVPADFDARFSALRRHYEYRLTDARWGAEPVVARTTAAWRRPLDVDAMNAASQTLLGLNDFAAFCRRREGATTIRELQRFTWRRDDDGVLVGSVSADAFCWSMVRSLVGAVASVGDGRRDIGWCRRLLGATERNQQVPVAEARGLCLIGVDYPADAELSARNAITRDVRTPGGCCGT, from the coding sequence GTGAATCAGCTCAGCGGGTTAGTCCGTCTGCGGCTCGATGTGGGTTACGACGGAACGGATTTCGCGGGCTGGGCGCGGCAGACCGATCAGCGGACGGTATGCGCGGTCCTCGAAGACACCCTGGCGATGGTGTTGCGGGTGCCGGTGCGGCTTACCGTCGCCGGCCGCACCGATGCGGGAGTACACGCCACCGGGCAGGTATGCCACGCGGACATCCCGGAGTCGGCCCTCGACACCCGCAGCATCGCGGGCGATCCGTCGATGCTCGTCGGAAGGCTGGGCAAGATGCTGCCCGACGATGTGCGGGTCAAGGAGATCCACCGGGTGCCCGCCGACTTTGATGCCCGCTTCTCGGCGTTGCGACGGCACTACGAGTACCGGCTTACCGATGCCCGGTGGGGTGCCGAACCGGTGGTCGCCCGCACCACAGCCGCGTGGCGTCGGCCGCTCGACGTCGACGCGATGAACGCCGCATCACAGACTTTGTTGGGGCTCAACGATTTCGCCGCATTCTGCCGGCGACGTGAGGGCGCCACCACCATCCGCGAGCTGCAACGCTTTACCTGGCGCCGCGACGACGACGGTGTGCTGGTCGGATCGGTGAGCGCCGACGCGTTCTGCTGGTCGATGGTCCGCTCCCTGGTCGGCGCCGTCGCCAGTGTCGGAGACGGCCGTCGCGACATCGGCTGGTGCCGACGGTTGCTCGGTGCGACTGAACGCAACCAGCAAGTACCTGTCGCAGAGGCCCGCGGATTGTGCCTGATCGGTGTCGACTATCCCGCCGACGCCGAACTCTCGGCTCGCAACGCGATCACGCGTGACGTGCGAACTCCCGGTGGCTGCTGCGGCACCTGA
- a CDS encoding phage holin family protein — MQQFLVRTALTAITLWIATLIVPGLDFVGGDETWEKIGIVVVVAIIFGLVNAVVKPVVQLFAIPLYILTIGLVHIAINALMLELTAWITRNTTHWGLAVDDFFWSAILGAIVVSIVSWILDLTLKEDPWRWADR, encoded by the coding sequence ATGCAGCAGTTTCTGGTGCGCACCGCGCTGACGGCGATCACCCTGTGGATAGCGACGCTGATCGTGCCCGGCCTCGACTTCGTCGGTGGCGACGAGACGTGGGAGAAGATCGGCATCGTCGTTGTCGTGGCGATCATCTTCGGCCTGGTCAACGCGGTCGTCAAACCTGTCGTGCAATTGTTCGCGATCCCGCTGTACATCCTCACCATCGGGCTCGTGCACATCGCGATCAACGCGCTGATGCTGGAGCTGACGGCCTGGATCACGCGTAACACCACCCACTGGGGGCTGGCCGTGGACGATTTCTTCTGGTCGGCGATCCTCGGCGCGATCGTCGTCTCGATCGTCAGCTGGATCCTCGACCTGACGCTGAAAGAGGACCCGTGGCGGTGGGCCGACCGATAG
- a CDS encoding alpha/beta hydrolase, whose product MKVRIGQRPVTAFARVGAIAAAVTALSLIASSATGVASADPSSLLVDAGSTSDRVTDIVVHSPSMNNDIPLTIIKPKDQSRPRGVIYLLNGAGGGEDNANWLNKSDIEKFTANKNLYVVIPNKGRFSYYTDWQKPDPELGVYKWSTFLGKELPPVIDATFNTNGRNAIGGISSSATSVLNLAIEHKGLYKAVAAYSGCAQTSDAFGQRSIRLVVESRGNGDATNMWGPLDGPAWRANDPVVHADKLRGLKLYLSSGSGLPGRYDNFRYVTDAKTLADQIVVGGVLEGGSLYCTQNLAQRLRTLKIPATVDLEPAGSHSWLYWQSQLHRSWSFYEQALR is encoded by the coding sequence TTGAAAGTACGCATCGGTCAGCGTCCCGTCACTGCGTTCGCCCGGGTGGGGGCGATCGCCGCCGCGGTCACCGCACTGTCGTTGATCGCGTCCTCGGCGACCGGGGTCGCGTCCGCCGATCCGTCGTCGCTGCTGGTCGACGCCGGTTCCACGTCCGATCGGGTCACCGACATCGTCGTGCATTCGCCGTCGATGAACAACGACATCCCGCTGACAATCATCAAGCCGAAGGATCAGTCCAGGCCGCGCGGGGTTATCTATCTGCTCAACGGTGCCGGTGGCGGCGAGGACAACGCCAACTGGCTCAACAAGTCCGACATCGAGAAGTTCACCGCGAACAAGAACCTCTACGTGGTGATCCCCAACAAGGGACGGTTCAGTTACTACACCGACTGGCAGAAGCCCGACCCCGAACTGGGTGTGTACAAGTGGTCGACCTTCCTCGGCAAGGAATTGCCACCGGTCATCGACGCCACCTTCAACACCAACGGCCGCAATGCCATCGGCGGCATCTCGTCGTCGGCCACGTCGGTTCTGAACCTGGCGATCGAGCACAAGGGCCTGTACAAGGCCGTGGCCGCCTACAGCGGTTGTGCCCAGACCTCGGACGCCTTCGGGCAGCGCAGCATCCGGCTCGTCGTCGAATCCCGGGGCAACGGCGATGCGACCAACATGTGGGGGCCGCTCGACGGTCCGGCGTGGCGGGCCAATGACCCGGTGGTGCACGCGGACAAGTTGCGTGGTCTCAAACTCTACCTGTCGAGCGGCTCGGGTCTGCCCGGCCGCTACGACAACTTCCGCTACGTCACGGACGCCAAGACGCTGGCCGATCAGATCGTGGTGGGCGGCGTCCTGGAGGGCGGGTCGTTGTACTGCACCCAGAATCTCGCCCAGCGCCTGCGCACGCTGAAGATTCCGGCGACCGTCGATCTCGAGCCCGCGGGCTCGCATTCGTGGCTGTACTGGCAGTCACAGCTGCACCGTTCGTGGTCGTTTTACGAGCAGGCTCTGCGCTGA
- the infA gene encoding translation initiation factor IF-1, translating to MAKKDGAIEVEGRVVEPLPNAMFRIELENGHKVLAHISGKMRQHYIRILPEDRVVVELSPYDLGRGRIVYRYK from the coding sequence ATGGCGAAGAAAGACGGGGCCATCGAGGTCGAGGGGCGTGTTGTCGAACCTCTGCCCAATGCGATGTTCCGCATTGAGCTGGAGAACGGACATAAGGTCCTCGCCCACATCAGCGGCAAGATGCGGCAGCACTACATCCGCATCCTGCCTGAGGATCGGGTGGTCGTTGAGCTTTCGCCCTACGACCTCGGACGTGGCCGAATCGTGTACCGGTACAAGTAA
- a CDS encoding ABC transporter ATP-binding protein: MRTLAWLLTQIRVSRPRMAAVSALAVLATVGTLATPIILGAATNVIVDGTTGPVGAESGAMDWDLLWTLIVAAAAIYLISYVCTLTQGLLLTTTVQLSIARLRAKVSELIPRVPIGFTESTKRGELMAKATTHIDNATTVLGPLFVSLPTNLLTAVFTTVVLFWISPLLAAIILLSAPVSAVAAMVVAKRAKPNLTRQWQATSSLSGSFEEELTARQMLKAYEADDLVRERFTTLNDTLFSSMRSAQWTAGTLAPALTCMNAIVYLILAVVGGVQVINGDLSLGAAQVVVVFASQLAGSVKELAGFLPRIQSGAVSAGQVRDLLQTPAESDPAVDAAELPVSPEGPPRIEFDNVGFGYDPGARVLHEVSFSMPPGTTTAIVGTTGSGKTTLTSLLQCFYTPDSGSIRINGTDVTDLGRAGTRSMIAAVAQEPWLFTGSVGDNVAYGLRETDDQSDAGARELALAEAIVDSHVGQIVSVLPEGLDTTVGNDGGNLSAGELQLVTVARAIAAQPRILVLDEATSSADPRTELLIQRALLRLRSRTTTLLVTHRLATAALADQIVVLEGGRVVECGTHRDLIAAGGSYAQRCERDRQEDVSDVASRTRGARRASYDETPTQVLGRINTTVPWE, encoded by the coding sequence ATGAGAACACTGGCCTGGCTGCTGACGCAGATCCGGGTGAGCCGTCCGCGGATGGCGGCGGTGTCGGCCCTGGCCGTTCTCGCCACGGTGGGCACGCTCGCCACCCCCATCATCCTGGGCGCCGCCACCAACGTGATCGTCGACGGCACCACCGGACCGGTCGGCGCCGAATCGGGCGCGATGGACTGGGACCTGCTGTGGACCCTGATCGTGGCGGCCGCCGCGATCTACCTGATCAGCTATGTCTGCACGCTGACCCAGGGGCTGCTGCTGACCACCACCGTGCAACTGTCGATCGCGAGGCTGCGCGCCAAGGTGTCCGAACTGATCCCGCGGGTCCCCATCGGGTTCACCGAGTCGACCAAACGCGGTGAGCTGATGGCCAAGGCCACCACCCACATCGACAACGCCACCACGGTGCTCGGGCCGTTGTTCGTCTCACTGCCGACCAATCTGCTGACCGCGGTGTTCACCACCGTCGTGTTGTTCTGGATCTCGCCACTGCTGGCGGCGATCATCCTGTTGTCCGCGCCGGTCTCGGCGGTGGCCGCGATGGTCGTCGCCAAACGCGCCAAGCCGAACCTGACGCGGCAGTGGCAGGCCACCTCGTCGCTGTCCGGAAGTTTCGAGGAGGAGCTGACCGCGCGGCAGATGCTCAAGGCCTATGAGGCCGATGACCTCGTGAGGGAGCGGTTCACCACACTCAACGACACCCTGTTCTCGTCGATGCGGTCGGCACAGTGGACGGCCGGAACTCTGGCTCCTGCCCTGACCTGCATGAACGCGATCGTATATCTCATCCTCGCGGTGGTGGGCGGTGTGCAGGTGATCAACGGCGACCTGAGCCTCGGCGCCGCACAGGTCGTGGTCGTCTTCGCCTCTCAGCTGGCCGGATCGGTCAAGGAACTCGCGGGCTTCCTGCCACGCATCCAGTCCGGTGCCGTGTCCGCGGGCCAGGTGCGGGACCTGCTGCAGACTCCCGCGGAATCCGATCCGGCCGTCGACGCCGCCGAGCTGCCGGTCTCGCCGGAGGGTCCACCGCGAATCGAGTTCGACAACGTCGGTTTCGGCTACGATCCCGGCGCCCGGGTGCTGCACGAGGTCTCGTTCTCGATGCCACCGGGAACCACCACGGCGATCGTGGGAACCACCGGGTCGGGCAAGACCACACTGACCAGCCTGTTGCAGTGCTTCTACACCCCCGATTCGGGCAGCATCCGGATCAACGGCACCGATGTCACCGACCTGGGCAGGGCGGGGACGCGCTCGATGATCGCGGCCGTCGCCCAGGAGCCGTGGCTGTTCACCGGCAGCGTCGGCGACAACGTGGCCTACGGGCTGCGCGAGACCGACGACCAGAGCGATGCGGGGGCACGTGAACTGGCCCTGGCCGAGGCCATCGTCGACAGTCATGTGGGCCAGATCGTGTCCGTTCTGCCCGAGGGCCTGGACACGACGGTCGGCAATGACGGCGGAAACCTGAGCGCGGGTGAACTCCAGCTGGTGACCGTGGCCCGAGCGATCGCGGCCCAGCCCCGGATCCTGGTGCTCGATGAGGCGACCAGCTCCGCCGATCCCCGTACCGAACTGCTGATTCAGCGGGCACTGCTGCGCTTGCGCAGCAGAACCACCACCCTGCTGGTCACCCATCGCCTGGCCACGGCGGCCCTCGCCGACCAGATAGTCGTCCTTGAAGGCGGCCGGGTGGTCGAATGTGGCACCCATCGTGATCTGATCGCCGCCGGGGGCAGCTACGCTCAACGATGCGAGCGAGACAGGCAAGAGGATGTCTCCGACGTCGCCTCGCGCACTCGGGGGGCCCGCCGGGCCAGTTACGACGAAACACCGACACAGGTATTGGGCCGTATCAACACGACGGTTCCCTGGGAATAG
- a CDS encoding ABC transporter ATP-binding protein, protein MLFTEALAPRWRLVALFALCQLAATFTALAQPALNARIIDDGIMAGDTGTIYRVGGYMLIVALVNLVVSLAATYLSAHISASMARELRISVRDRVALLSDAQASRFGVPSLLTRATGDVSNVQVLLFAVLAVAVTAPFILVGATVLSLVQGWRLSPVIIVAGIILSAGIGLFIRQLIPAATLLQKRIDALNRVIREQLSGQRVIRAFSRERTELARYEEANTDLFTVALRMGRWQTALLPTVTLVSGLATVAVSALGAIFIDHGWMRIGQLTATSGYLMQILVAVSTLSVVAGVIPRASASAARIIEIRDCEPSIDGAGPGGQSAGLTAGGVTDRAPLIDLDRVGFRYAGAESPALDSISLTLRPQSTTGIIGGTASGKSTLLALLPRLIDPTAGSIRWNGADATDFAPTEVRSRISYISAGTSLITGTIATNLRIGRTDATDDELWQALDLASAGFVRERDGGLDAQVTPAGRNFSGGQRQRLALARALLRRPDVFVLDEPFSALDTDTEQAIVRAIRTACPTSTIVIGTQRVSSIRNADQIAVIEAGRIVAVGTHRSLLADSTVYRELADAQAVAGV, encoded by the coding sequence GTGCTCTTCACCGAAGCACTGGCTCCGCGGTGGCGGCTCGTCGCGCTGTTCGCGCTGTGTCAGCTCGCCGCCACCTTCACCGCGCTGGCACAGCCCGCACTCAACGCCCGGATCATCGACGACGGCATCATGGCCGGCGACACCGGCACCATCTACCGCGTCGGCGGCTACATGCTGATCGTGGCGCTGGTCAACCTCGTGGTCTCGCTCGCGGCGACATACCTCTCGGCGCACATCTCCGCGTCGATGGCACGGGAGCTGCGGATATCGGTCCGGGACCGGGTTGCCCTGCTGTCGGACGCCCAGGCATCCCGTTTCGGCGTCCCCAGCCTGCTCACGCGCGCCACCGGTGACGTATCCAACGTGCAGGTGCTGTTGTTCGCGGTCCTCGCGGTCGCGGTCACGGCCCCGTTCATCCTGGTCGGGGCCACCGTGCTCTCACTTGTGCAGGGGTGGCGTCTGTCTCCGGTCATCATCGTCGCCGGAATCATCCTGTCGGCGGGTATCGGCCTGTTCATCCGGCAACTCATACCCGCCGCCACACTCCTGCAGAAGCGCATCGACGCCCTGAATCGGGTCATCCGCGAACAGCTTTCGGGACAACGGGTGATCCGCGCATTCAGCCGTGAACGCACCGAACTGGCCCGTTACGAGGAGGCCAACACCGATCTGTTCACCGTCGCGCTCCGGATGGGACGCTGGCAGACGGCGCTGTTGCCCACGGTCACCCTCGTCTCGGGGCTCGCGACGGTCGCGGTGTCGGCACTGGGGGCGATCTTCATCGACCACGGCTGGATGAGGATCGGTCAGCTCACCGCCACCAGCGGCTACCTGATGCAGATCCTCGTCGCCGTCTCGACGCTCTCGGTGGTCGCCGGAGTGATTCCACGGGCCAGCGCGAGCGCCGCCCGCATCATCGAGATCCGCGATTGCGAGCCGTCCATCGACGGTGCGGGCCCCGGTGGCCAATCGGCGGGCCTGACCGCCGGCGGTGTCACCGACCGGGCCCCGCTGATCGACCTCGACCGGGTCGGCTTCCGCTACGCCGGTGCCGAATCCCCCGCGCTCGACTCGATCTCCCTGACCCTGCGGCCGCAATCGACCACCGGCATCATCGGCGGCACCGCGAGCGGCAAGTCGACGCTGCTCGCACTGCTGCCCCGACTCATCGATCCCACGGCGGGCAGCATCCGCTGGAACGGCGCCGACGCCACCGACTTCGCGCCCACCGAGGTCCGGTCCAGAATCTCCTACATCTCCGCCGGCACGTCCCTGATCACCGGCACCATCGCCACCAACCTGCGTATCGGCCGGACCGACGCCACCGACGACGAACTGTGGCAGGCCCTCGACCTGGCCTCGGCAGGCTTCGTCCGCGAACGCGACGGGGGCCTGGACGCGCAGGTCACACCCGCAGGCCGCAACTTCTCCGGTGGACAACGGCAGCGACTGGCCCTTGCCAGGGCCCTTCTGCGCCGTCCCGACGTCTTCGTTCTCGACGAGCCGTTCAGCGCCCTTGACACCGACACCGAACAGGCGATCGTCCGAGCCATCCGGACCGCATGCCCCACCTCGACCATCGTGATCGGCACCCAGCGTGTCTCGTCGATACGGAACGCCGATCAGATCGCCGTCATCGAGGCGGGCCGCATCGTCGCCGTCGGGACGCATCGTTCGCTGCTCGCCGATTCCACCGTGTACCGGGAACTGGCCGATGCGCAGGCGGTGGCCGGTGTCTGA
- a CDS encoding alpha/beta fold hydrolase yields MPGPDKPHTPPPGTRPGAPNLRPVSDTRIRIEYRTVHGYRRAFRIAGGGPALLLIHGIGDNSSTWDEIIPTLAQHYTVIAPDLLGHGQSDKPRADYSVAAFANGMRDLLVVLGIPKVTVIGHSLGGGVAMQFCYQFPRFVERLVLVAAGGVMREVNPVLRMVTLPGAGELLAMLRIPGVLPAVRWGVDKLADAPRLPGVPAGWSPSGALKDHDDLLRVVSGLADPGASKAFLRTLHAVVDWRGQSVTMLDRCYLTERLPMLVLWGDEDTVIPYHHAIITNTVIPHSELVTFEGSGHFPFHDDPERFTRTLIDFIERTTPLDFDPLMWRELMSSGGAQTADFEGDEETIDEVLEAFEDERSAT; encoded by the coding sequence GTGCCCGGCCCCGACAAGCCCCACACCCCGCCACCCGGCACCCGACCCGGCGCGCCCAACCTCCGTCCCGTCTCCGACACCCGGATCCGGATCGAGTACCGGACGGTGCACGGCTACCGGCGCGCGTTCCGGATCGCCGGCGGCGGCCCCGCGTTGTTGTTGATCCACGGCATCGGCGACAACTCGTCCACCTGGGACGAGATCATTCCCACGTTGGCTCAGCACTACACCGTGATCGCTCCCGACCTGCTCGGCCACGGCCAGTCCGACAAGCCGCGCGCCGACTATTCGGTGGCCGCTTTCGCCAACGGTATGCGTGACCTGCTGGTGGTACTCGGTATCCCCAAGGTCACCGTGATCGGCCATTCCCTTGGCGGCGGCGTCGCCATGCAGTTCTGCTACCAGTTCCCCCGGTTCGTCGAACGGCTCGTGCTGGTCGCGGCGGGTGGGGTGATGCGCGAGGTCAACCCCGTCCTGCGGATGGTGACCCTGCCCGGAGCCGGCGAACTCCTGGCCATGCTCCGGATTCCCGGCGTACTGCCCGCAGTGCGCTGGGGCGTCGACAAGCTGGCCGATGCACCCCGTCTGCCCGGTGTCCCCGCCGGCTGGTCACCGAGCGGGGCGCTCAAGGACCACGACGACCTACTGCGGGTTGTGAGCGGACTCGCCGACCCGGGCGCTTCCAAGGCGTTCCTGCGGACTCTGCACGCCGTCGTCGACTGGCGCGGGCAGTCGGTCACCATGCTCGACCGTTGTTATCTCACCGAACGCCTGCCGATGCTGGTGCTCTGGGGCGACGAGGACACCGTCATCCCCTACCATCACGCGATCATCACCAACACCGTCATCCCGCATTCGGAGCTCGTCACCTTCGAGGGCTCCGGTCACTTCCCGTTCCACGACGATCCCGAACGCTTCACCCGCACCCTCATCGACTTCATCGAACGCACCACACCGCTGGATTTCGATCCGCTCATGTGGCGTGAACTGATGAGTTCGGGAGGCGCTCAGACCGCCGACTTCGAAGGTGACGAGGAGACCATCGACGAGGTGCTCGAAGCGTTCGAGGACGAGCGCAGCGCCACCTGA
- the rpsK gene encoding 30S ribosomal protein S11, which yields MPPKSRAAGPKKGTRRRDKKNVPHGNAHIKSTFNNTIVSITDPNGNVISWASSGHVGFKGSRKSTPFAAQLAAENAARKAQEHGVKKVDVFVKGPGSGRETAIRSLQAAGLEVGTISDVTPQPHNGCRPPKRRRV from the coding sequence ATGCCTCCGAAGTCACGCGCCGCAGGCCCCAAGAAGGGCACACGCCGTCGGGATAAGAAGAACGTCCCGCACGGCAACGCACACATCAAGTCGACGTTCAACAACACCATCGTCTCGATCACCGACCCCAACGGCAACGTGATCAGCTGGGCGTCGTCGGGTCACGTGGGCTTCAAGGGTTCGCGTAAGAGCACCCCGTTCGCCGCGCAGCTCGCCGCCGAGAACGCCGCCCGCAAGGCGCAGGAACACGGCGTCAAGAAGGTCGACGTGTTCGTCAAGGGACCGGGTTCGGGTCGCGAGACCGCCATCCGGTCGTTGCAGGCCGCCGGCCTTGAGGTCGGCACCATCTCCGATGTCACCCCGCAGCCGCACAACGGTTGCCGTCCGCCCAAGCGGCGTCGGGTCTAA
- the rplQ gene encoding 50S ribosomal protein L17, sunset domain variant, producing MPKPTKGARLGGSASHQKAILANLATSLFEHGRITTTEAKAKRLRPYAEKLITHAKHGKLANRREVLKVIRDKDIVHVLFEEIGPSYADRNGGYTRIIKTLNRKGDNAPMAVIELVTGETVSTEANRANRAAASKAAEAQKAAEATDAPESEETAAPVGLLDTSEAPAATGSHAPLEDGSQPEGFPIKGNESSKLYHRPGTRFYDSTVAEVWFATDADAEAAGYSLPPSQQESED from the coding sequence ATGCCCAAGCCCACAAAGGGTGCCCGCCTCGGCGGGTCGGCGAGCCATCAGAAGGCGATCTTGGCGAACCTCGCCACCTCGCTCTTCGAGCACGGCCGCATCACCACCACCGAAGCCAAGGCCAAGCGGTTGCGCCCGTACGCCGAGAAGCTGATCACGCACGCCAAGCACGGCAAGCTCGCCAACCGTCGTGAGGTCCTCAAGGTCATCCGTGACAAGGACATCGTGCACGTGCTGTTCGAGGAGATCGGTCCGTCGTACGCCGATCGCAACGGCGGCTACACCCGCATCATCAAGACGCTGAACCGCAAGGGCGACAACGCCCCCATGGCAGTGATCGAGCTGGTGACCGGTGAGACTGTGTCGACCGAGGCCAACCGCGCCAACCGCGCGGCCGCGTCCAAGGCCGCCGAGGCGCAGAAGGCGGCCGAGGCCACCGACGCCCCCGAGTCCGAGGAGACCGCCGCTCCGGTGGGTCTGCTCGACACCTCGGAGGCTCCCGCGGCCACCGGTTCGCACGCCCCGCTCGAGGACGGATCGCAGCCGGAGGGCTTCCCGATCAAGGGCAACGAGAGCTCCAAGCTCTACCACCGCCCCGGCACCCGGTTCTACGACTCGACGGTCGCCGAGGTCTGGTTCGCCACTGACGCCGATGCCGAGGCCGCGGGTTACTCGCTGCCGCCGAGCCAGCAGGAGTCGGAAGACTGA
- the rpsM gene encoding 30S ribosomal protein S13: MARVAGVDLPREKRLEIALTYIYGVGRTTSKEILAATGLSADLRAKDLTDADISKLREYIEASVKVEGDLRREVQADIRRKIEIGCYQGLRHRRGLPVRGQRTKTNARTRKGPKKTIAGKKK; the protein is encoded by the coding sequence ATGGCACGTGTTGCTGGTGTGGATCTTCCCCGCGAAAAGCGGCTGGAGATCGCACTCACGTACATCTACGGAGTTGGTCGCACCACCTCCAAGGAGATCCTGGCCGCCACCGGCCTGAGCGCCGACCTGCGCGCCAAGGATCTGACCGACGCAGACATCTCTAAGCTGCGCGAGTACATCGAAGCCTCGGTGAAGGTCGAGGGTGACCTGCGCCGCGAGGTCCAGGCCGACATCCGTCGCAAGATCGAGATCGGCTGCTACCAAGGCCTGCGCCACCGTCGTGGTCTGCCGGTCCGCGGACAGCGCACCAAGACCAATGCCCGCACTCGTAAGGGCCCGAAGAAGACCATCGCCGGGAAGAAGAAGTAA
- the rpmJ gene encoding 50S ribosomal protein L36: MKVQPSVKPICEKCKVIRRNGRVMVICDNLRHKQRQG; this comes from the coding sequence GTGAAGGTTCAGCCGAGCGTCAAGCCGATCTGCGAGAAGTGCAAAGTGATCCGCCGCAACGGCCGGGTCATGGTGATCTGCGACAACCTGCGCCACAAGCAGCGTCAGGGCTGA
- the rpsD gene encoding 30S ribosomal protein S4 produces the protein MARYTGPATKKSRRLRVDLIGGDQAFERRPYPPGQHGRARIKESEYLLQLQEKQKARFTYGILEKQFRRYYEEANRRSGKTGDELLRILETRLDNVVYRSGIARTRRQARQLVSHGHFTVNGVKVDVPSYRVSQYDIIDVRPKSLATTPFQIAKELVGDRPVPGWLQVVPSTLRILVHNVPERAQIEIPISEQLIVEFYSK, from the coding sequence ATGGCTCGTTATACCGGCCCCGCCACCAAGAAGTCTCGTCGTCTGCGTGTCGATCTCATCGGCGGAGACCAGGCGTTCGAACGTCGCCCCTACCCGCCCGGCCAGCACGGCCGCGCGCGGATCAAGGAGAGCGAGTACCTGCTCCAGCTGCAGGAGAAGCAGAAGGCCCGCTTCACCTACGGCATCCTGGAAAAGCAGTTCCGCCGCTACTACGAGGAAGCCAACCGTCGCTCCGGCAAGACCGGTGACGAGCTGCTGCGCATCCTCGAGACGCGTCTCGACAACGTCGTGTACCGCTCCGGCATCGCCCGGACCCGTCGCCAAGCCCGCCAGCTGGTCAGCCACGGCCACTTCACCGTCAACGGTGTGAAGGTCGATGTGCCCAGCTACCGCGTCAGCCAGTACGACATCATCGATGTCCGGCCGAAGTCGCTGGCCACCACGCCGTTCCAGATCGCCAAGGAGCTCGTCGGCGATCGTCCGGTTCCGGGCTGGCTGCAGGTGGTTCCGTCGACGCTGCGGATCCTGGTGCACAACGTTCCCGAGCGCGCCCAGATCGAGATCCCGATCTCCGAACAGCTCATCGTCGAGTTCTACTCCAAGTAG